TTCTTCACCAAATTGATGAAAGGGTAAAAGCTCTACTTTTTTTATTCCAAATAGATGAAATAATTCAGCAAAGTTTTTTGCATCATCTATACTATTATTGAAGTTTGGAATAACAGGAATTCGAATGATTAAATTTGTGTTATTTTCTAAAGCAATTTCTAAATTTTTTAAAATTTGTTTATTTGATACACCGATATTTTGTTGGTGTTTCTTAGAATCATAGTGTTTAACGTCAAAGTACAAAAGGTCAACATGTTTAATAAAATCTGCAAAAATCTTGGGTTTTGCATAACCAGTTGTTTCGCCCGCAGTATGAATTTTCTTTGCTTGTAGTTCTTTTAATAGCTGAATAACAAATTCAGACTGATATAAAATTTCTCCACCGGATAGAGTCACACCGCCACCGGATTCTTCATAAAAAGGTTGATCCTTTATAATTTCTTCCATAATCTCTTCTAATGATTGATAATTACCAATTAGTTCATATTGGTGTTTTTTAGTATCCCACATTGGTTCTTGAGAACCATTTTGTGATTCTGGATTAGAACACCATTGACAATTTAGCGGACAACCCTTAAAAAAAACAACAGTTCGAATACCCGGACCATCATGAATGCTAAATTTTTGAATATTAAAGATACATGCTTTGTTATTCATAAAATTTTCCTCCTTATTTTGTCTATTTCATTATAGCATTTGAATATTCGAACGTAAAAAAAATAGTTATGAATGAAAACAATAATATAAATGAATTGTTCCTTTTATTTATTCATGGTATCTTTTGGTAAACCACAAATGAATGGGAGATAAAAATGACAAGAGAAGAAAAAATTATTTCTATCGTTAGTAAAAGTAAAAAAATTACCGTTAATGCTTTAGCTCAATATCTGGGCGTATCAAAAGTAACTATTCGCAAGGACTTAGATAAGTTAGAAACAAGAGGAATTATACATAGGCAACATGGCTTTGCTCTTTTAAACAGTCAAGATGACATGAATTATCACCTAGCACAAAATTATGAACTTAAAAGAAAAATTGCTCAAACAGCTGCTTCACTTGTAAAAGATGGCGATAGTGTAATGATCGAATCAGGTGCTACTTGTACACTACTTGCCGAAGAATTGGCGTATCATAAAGATGAGGTAACGATTATTACAAATTCCTGTTTTATTGCTGCTTATATTCGAAAAGCTAAAAATGTAAACATTATTCTTTTGGGAGGAGAATACCAAAAAGAATCCCAGGTAAATGTTGGACCTTTGGTAAAAAAATATGTTGATGAATTTTATGTAGATAAATTATTTGTAGGTATTGATGGTTTTGATGAAAAACGCGGATTTACTAGCAATAATCTTGCAAGATGTGACGCTTCAAAAGCATTGGTACAAGCAGCTAGAGAGACAATTATTTTAACGGATTCAACCAAATTTAATCAAACAGGGATCATCTCTGGCTTTTCTTTCGGTGAAATTACCAAACTGTACACAGATAAGAAAATAAATGAGACGACGGCAAAATTTATCAAATCAAAAGGAATTGAATTGGTTCTTTGTTAATTTTATTTATATTGATTTTTTCATATTACTAGTGATTGATAAATATTTATGCTACAATTTTTTCAAAAGAAACTAAAATAATTTCGAATGAAAGAAAGGGAATTGATATGAAAATGAAACAGACAACCATTCAAACCCTTTTTTTGGTGAATTAACACTACGTATGAAAAAGTATAGAGAAAACGTGTTATCACAAAAATCCTATGTTTGTGCTGAACGAGCGACTTTAGCAACAGCAGCTTATAAGAAACACTTAGCACAACCAACAGTTTTAAAGCGTGCTTATATGCTTGAAACAATTCTAATGAACATGCATATTTATATTGAAGAAGAATCTTTGCTAGCGGGAAATCAGACGATTGCCAATCGCTGTGCACCAATTTTTTCCTGAATATGCTATGGATTGGGTGATAGATGAGTTAGACGATTTTGAAAAAAGAGATGGTGATATTTTTTATATTACTGAAGAGACAAAAAATGAACTTCAAGCCATTGCTGAATTTTGGAAAAATAACACAACAAAAGACAAAGGATTGGCGGCTATTCCACCAGAAAGCCGTATCTTTTATGATCTTGGTATTATTAAAGCAGAAGGGAATATAACTTCTGGTGATGCCCATATTGCTGTCGACTATAAGTCTGTTTTAAAAAAGGGCCTAGTCGATTATGAACGACGTGTGAATGAATTAATGAAAGGGCTTGACTTAACCAAGGTAGATGAACAGGAAAAATTATATTTTTATGAAGCTGTTTTAATTGTTATTCAAGCAGTGAGGAATTTTGCCAAGCGATATGCCAATCTAGCTAGAGAACAAGCGCATCATGCTTCTCAAGGTCGTGCAAAAGAATTAAATGCAATGGCAGTTATTTTAGATAAAGTTCCTTATTACCCGGCAGAAAATTTTTATGAAGCGGTTCAATCTCTTTGGTTGATTCAGCTGGTTTTACAAATTGAATCGAATGGTCATTCACTTTCTTATGGTAGAATGGATCAATATTTATTTCCCTATTTAGAGAATGATCTGAATTGTAAGCGAATAACGGAAGATAAAGCAACAGAATTATTGACAAATTTATGGATTAAAACAATGACAATTAATAAAATTCGTAGTTGGTCACACACACAATTTAGTGCAGGTAGTCCCCTATATCAGAATGTAACAATTGGCGGACAAACACCCGATAAGAAAGATGCTGTTAAT
The genomic region above belongs to Melissococcus plutonius ATCC 35311 and contains:
- a CDS encoding glycyl-radical enzyme activating protein, translating into MNNKACIFNIQKFSIHDGPGIRTVVFFKGCPLNCQWCSNPESQNGSQEPMWDTKKHQYELIGNYQSLEEIMEEIIKDQPFYEESGGGVTLSGGEILYQSEFVIQLLKELQAKKIHTAGETTGYAKPKIFADFIKHVDLLYFDVKHYDSKKHQQNIGVSNKQILKNLEIALENNTNLIIRIPVIPNFNNSIDDAKNFAELFHLFGIKKVELLPFHQFGEEKYSHLNRNYLFKNIPQLHTEELNYFKEILESHQINCHVQ
- a CDS encoding DeoR/GlpR family DNA-binding transcription regulator, coding for MTREEKIISIVSKSKKITVNALAQYLGVSKVTIRKDLDKLETRGIIHRQHGFALLNSQDDMNYHLAQNYELKRKIAQTAASLVKDGDSVMIESGATCTLLAEELAYHKDEVTIITNSCFIAAYIRKAKNVNIILLGGEYQKESQVNVGPLVKKYVDEFYVDKLFVGIDGFDEKRGFTSNNLARCDASKALVQAARETIILTDSTKFNQTGIISGFSFGEITKLYTDKKINETTAKFIKSKGIELVLC